One part of the Glycine max cultivar Williams 82 chromosome 14, Glycine_max_v4.0, whole genome shotgun sequence genome encodes these proteins:
- the LOC100781223 gene encoding guanine nucleotide-binding protein alpha-2 subunit isoform X1, with translation MLSFVTENMGLLCSRNRRYNDADAEESAQTAEIERRIELETKAEKHIQKLLLLGAGESGKSTIFKQIKLLFQTGFDEAELKSYLPVIHANVYQTIKLLHDGSKEFAQNDVDSSKYVISNENKEIGEKLSEIGGRLDYPYLTKELAQEIENLWKDPAIQETYARGSELQIPDCTDYFMENLQRLSDTNYVPTKEDVLYARVRTSGVVEIQFSLCYFDSPVGESKKSGEVYRLFDVGGQRNERRKWIHLFEGVSAVIFCAAISEYDQTLFEDENRNRMTETKELFEWILKQPCFEKTSFMLFLNKFDIFEKKILKVPLNVCEWFKDYQPVSTGKQEIEHAYEFVKKKFEESYFQSTAPDRVDRVFKIYRTTALDQKVVKKTFKLVDETLRRRNLFEAGLL, from the exons ATGCTGTCTTTTGTAACAGAAAACATGGGCTTACTCTGTAGCAGAAATCGCCGGTATAATGATGCTGATGCTGAAGAAAGTGCACAG ACTGCAGAGATTGAAAGAAGAATAGAATTAGAAACGAAGGCTGAAAAGCATATTCAGAAACTTCTACTACTTG GAGCTGGAGAGTCAGGGAAGTCCACAATATTTAAGCAG ATAAAACTTTTGTTTCAAACTGGCTTTGACGAGGCAGAACTAAAAAGCTACTTACCAGTCATTCATGCTAATGTGTATCAGACAATAAAA TTACTGCATGATGGATCAAAGGAGTTTGCCCAGAATGATGTTGATTCTTCAAAGTATGTTATATCCAATGAAAATAAG GAAATTGGGGAAAAGTTATCAGAAATTGGAGGCAGGCTGGATTACCCATATCTCACCAAGGAGCTTGCACAGGAAATTGAGAATCTGTGGAAGGATCCTGCAATTCAG GAGACATATGCCCGTGGTAGTGAGCTTCAAATTCCAGATTGTACTGATTATTTCATGGAAAATTTGCAAAGGCTGTCTGACACAAATTATGTGCCAACAAAG GAGGATGTTTTGTATGCAAGAGTGCGTACCTCTGGCGTTGTTGAGATCCAGTTCAG TCTTTGCTATTTTGACAGCCCTGTTGGGGAAAGTAAGAAAAGTGGTGAAGTCTATAGACTCTTTGATGTTGGCGGCCAGAGAAATGAGAGGAGAAAATGGATCCATTTGTTTGAAGGAGTTTCAGCTGTAATATTCTGTGCTGCAATTAGCGA GTATGATCAGACACTTTTTGAGGATGAAAACAGAAACAGAATGACCGAGACTAAGGAACTTTTCGAGTGGATCCTGAAGCAACCATGTTTTGAG AAAACATCCTTCATGTTATTCTTAAACAAGTTTGACATATTTGAGAAGAAGATCCTGAAA GTCCCACTTAATGTATGCGAGTGGTTCAAAGATTACCAACCAGTTTCAACAGGGAAACAAGAAATTGAGCATGCTTATGA gtTTGTGAAGAAAAAATTTGAGGAGTCATATTTCCAGAGCACTGCTCCTGATCGTGTTGATCGCGTCTTTAAGATCTACCGGACCACTGCCCTTGATCAGAAGGTTGTGAAGAAGACTTTCAAGCTTGTTGATGAGACTTTGAGGCGGAGAAATCTATTTGAGGCTGGCTTGTTATGA
- the LOC100781223 gene encoding guanine nucleotide-binding protein alpha-2 subunit isoform X2 encodes MLSFVTENMGLLCSRNRRYNDADAEESAQTAEIERRIELETKAEKHIQKLLLLGAGESGKSTIFKQIKLLFQTGFDEAELKSYLPVIHANVYQTIKLLHDGSKEFAQNDVDSSKYVISNENKEIGEKLSEIGGRLDYPYLTKELAQEIENLWKDPAIQETYARGSELQIPDCTDYFMENLQRLSDTNYVPTKEDVLYARVRTSGVVEIQFSPVGESKKSGEVYRLFDVGGQRNERRKWIHLFEGVSAVIFCAAISEYDQTLFEDENRNRMTETKELFEWILKQPCFEKTSFMLFLNKFDIFEKKILKVPLNVCEWFKDYQPVSTGKQEIEHAYEFVKKKFEESYFQSTAPDRVDRVFKIYRTTALDQKVVKKTFKLVDETLRRRNLFEAGLL; translated from the exons ATGCTGTCTTTTGTAACAGAAAACATGGGCTTACTCTGTAGCAGAAATCGCCGGTATAATGATGCTGATGCTGAAGAAAGTGCACAG ACTGCAGAGATTGAAAGAAGAATAGAATTAGAAACGAAGGCTGAAAAGCATATTCAGAAACTTCTACTACTTG GAGCTGGAGAGTCAGGGAAGTCCACAATATTTAAGCAG ATAAAACTTTTGTTTCAAACTGGCTTTGACGAGGCAGAACTAAAAAGCTACTTACCAGTCATTCATGCTAATGTGTATCAGACAATAAAA TTACTGCATGATGGATCAAAGGAGTTTGCCCAGAATGATGTTGATTCTTCAAAGTATGTTATATCCAATGAAAATAAG GAAATTGGGGAAAAGTTATCAGAAATTGGAGGCAGGCTGGATTACCCATATCTCACCAAGGAGCTTGCACAGGAAATTGAGAATCTGTGGAAGGATCCTGCAATTCAG GAGACATATGCCCGTGGTAGTGAGCTTCAAATTCCAGATTGTACTGATTATTTCATGGAAAATTTGCAAAGGCTGTCTGACACAAATTATGTGCCAACAAAG GAGGATGTTTTGTATGCAAGAGTGCGTACCTCTGGCGTTGTTGAGATCCAGTTCAG CCCTGTTGGGGAAAGTAAGAAAAGTGGTGAAGTCTATAGACTCTTTGATGTTGGCGGCCAGAGAAATGAGAGGAGAAAATGGATCCATTTGTTTGAAGGAGTTTCAGCTGTAATATTCTGTGCTGCAATTAGCGA GTATGATCAGACACTTTTTGAGGATGAAAACAGAAACAGAATGACCGAGACTAAGGAACTTTTCGAGTGGATCCTGAAGCAACCATGTTTTGAG AAAACATCCTTCATGTTATTCTTAAACAAGTTTGACATATTTGAGAAGAAGATCCTGAAA GTCCCACTTAATGTATGCGAGTGGTTCAAAGATTACCAACCAGTTTCAACAGGGAAACAAGAAATTGAGCATGCTTATGA gtTTGTGAAGAAAAAATTTGAGGAGTCATATTTCCAGAGCACTGCTCCTGATCGTGTTGATCGCGTCTTTAAGATCTACCGGACCACTGCCCTTGATCAGAAGGTTGTGAAGAAGACTTTCAAGCTTGTTGATGAGACTTTGAGGCGGAGAAATCTATTTGAGGCTGGCTTGTTATGA
- the LOC100781223 gene encoding guanine nucleotide-binding protein alpha-2 subunit isoform X4 → MGLLCSRNRRYNDADAEESAQTAEIERRIELETKAEKHIQKLLLLGAGESGKSTIFKQIKLLFQTGFDEAELKSYLPVIHANVYQTIKLLHDGSKEFAQNDVDSSKYVISNENKEIGEKLSEIGGRLDYPYLTKELAQEIENLWKDPAIQETYARGSELQIPDCTDYFMENLQRLSDTNYVPTKEDVLYARVRTSGVVEIQFSPVGESKKSGEVYRLFDVGGQRNERRKWIHLFEGVSAVIFCAAISEYDQTLFEDENRNRMTETKELFEWILKQPCFEKTSFMLFLNKFDIFEKKILKVPLNVCEWFKDYQPVSTGKQEIEHAYEFVKKKFEESYFQSTAPDRVDRVFKIYRTTALDQKVVKKTFKLVDETLRRRNLFEAGLL, encoded by the exons ATGGGCTTACTCTGTAGCAGAAATCGCCGGTATAATGATGCTGATGCTGAAGAAAGTGCACAG ACTGCAGAGATTGAAAGAAGAATAGAATTAGAAACGAAGGCTGAAAAGCATATTCAGAAACTTCTACTACTTG GAGCTGGAGAGTCAGGGAAGTCCACAATATTTAAGCAG ATAAAACTTTTGTTTCAAACTGGCTTTGACGAGGCAGAACTAAAAAGCTACTTACCAGTCATTCATGCTAATGTGTATCAGACAATAAAA TTACTGCATGATGGATCAAAGGAGTTTGCCCAGAATGATGTTGATTCTTCAAAGTATGTTATATCCAATGAAAATAAG GAAATTGGGGAAAAGTTATCAGAAATTGGAGGCAGGCTGGATTACCCATATCTCACCAAGGAGCTTGCACAGGAAATTGAGAATCTGTGGAAGGATCCTGCAATTCAG GAGACATATGCCCGTGGTAGTGAGCTTCAAATTCCAGATTGTACTGATTATTTCATGGAAAATTTGCAAAGGCTGTCTGACACAAATTATGTGCCAACAAAG GAGGATGTTTTGTATGCAAGAGTGCGTACCTCTGGCGTTGTTGAGATCCAGTTCAG CCCTGTTGGGGAAAGTAAGAAAAGTGGTGAAGTCTATAGACTCTTTGATGTTGGCGGCCAGAGAAATGAGAGGAGAAAATGGATCCATTTGTTTGAAGGAGTTTCAGCTGTAATATTCTGTGCTGCAATTAGCGA GTATGATCAGACACTTTTTGAGGATGAAAACAGAAACAGAATGACCGAGACTAAGGAACTTTTCGAGTGGATCCTGAAGCAACCATGTTTTGAG AAAACATCCTTCATGTTATTCTTAAACAAGTTTGACATATTTGAGAAGAAGATCCTGAAA GTCCCACTTAATGTATGCGAGTGGTTCAAAGATTACCAACCAGTTTCAACAGGGAAACAAGAAATTGAGCATGCTTATGA gtTTGTGAAGAAAAAATTTGAGGAGTCATATTTCCAGAGCACTGCTCCTGATCGTGTTGATCGCGTCTTTAAGATCTACCGGACCACTGCCCTTGATCAGAAGGTTGTGAAGAAGACTTTCAAGCTTGTTGATGAGACTTTGAGGCGGAGAAATCTATTTGAGGCTGGCTTGTTATGA
- the LOC100781223 gene encoding guanine nucleotide-binding protein alpha-2 subunit isoform X3, which yields MGLLCSRNRRYNDADAEESAQTAEIERRIELETKAEKHIQKLLLLGAGESGKSTIFKQIKLLFQTGFDEAELKSYLPVIHANVYQTIKLLHDGSKEFAQNDVDSSKYVISNENKEIGEKLSEIGGRLDYPYLTKELAQEIENLWKDPAIQETYARGSELQIPDCTDYFMENLQRLSDTNYVPTKEDVLYARVRTSGVVEIQFSLCYFDSPVGESKKSGEVYRLFDVGGQRNERRKWIHLFEGVSAVIFCAAISEYDQTLFEDENRNRMTETKELFEWILKQPCFEKTSFMLFLNKFDIFEKKILKVPLNVCEWFKDYQPVSTGKQEIEHAYEFVKKKFEESYFQSTAPDRVDRVFKIYRTTALDQKVVKKTFKLVDETLRRRNLFEAGLL from the exons ATGGGCTTACTCTGTAGCAGAAATCGCCGGTATAATGATGCTGATGCTGAAGAAAGTGCACAG ACTGCAGAGATTGAAAGAAGAATAGAATTAGAAACGAAGGCTGAAAAGCATATTCAGAAACTTCTACTACTTG GAGCTGGAGAGTCAGGGAAGTCCACAATATTTAAGCAG ATAAAACTTTTGTTTCAAACTGGCTTTGACGAGGCAGAACTAAAAAGCTACTTACCAGTCATTCATGCTAATGTGTATCAGACAATAAAA TTACTGCATGATGGATCAAAGGAGTTTGCCCAGAATGATGTTGATTCTTCAAAGTATGTTATATCCAATGAAAATAAG GAAATTGGGGAAAAGTTATCAGAAATTGGAGGCAGGCTGGATTACCCATATCTCACCAAGGAGCTTGCACAGGAAATTGAGAATCTGTGGAAGGATCCTGCAATTCAG GAGACATATGCCCGTGGTAGTGAGCTTCAAATTCCAGATTGTACTGATTATTTCATGGAAAATTTGCAAAGGCTGTCTGACACAAATTATGTGCCAACAAAG GAGGATGTTTTGTATGCAAGAGTGCGTACCTCTGGCGTTGTTGAGATCCAGTTCAG TCTTTGCTATTTTGACAGCCCTGTTGGGGAAAGTAAGAAAAGTGGTGAAGTCTATAGACTCTTTGATGTTGGCGGCCAGAGAAATGAGAGGAGAAAATGGATCCATTTGTTTGAAGGAGTTTCAGCTGTAATATTCTGTGCTGCAATTAGCGA GTATGATCAGACACTTTTTGAGGATGAAAACAGAAACAGAATGACCGAGACTAAGGAACTTTTCGAGTGGATCCTGAAGCAACCATGTTTTGAG AAAACATCCTTCATGTTATTCTTAAACAAGTTTGACATATTTGAGAAGAAGATCCTGAAA GTCCCACTTAATGTATGCGAGTGGTTCAAAGATTACCAACCAGTTTCAACAGGGAAACAAGAAATTGAGCATGCTTATGA gtTTGTGAAGAAAAAATTTGAGGAGTCATATTTCCAGAGCACTGCTCCTGATCGTGTTGATCGCGTCTTTAAGATCTACCGGACCACTGCCCTTGATCAGAAGGTTGTGAAGAAGACTTTCAAGCTTGTTGATGAGACTTTGAGGCGGAGAAATCTATTTGAGGCTGGCTTGTTATGA
- the LOC100789760 gene encoding fatty-acid-binding protein 2, whose protein sequence is MNNDFLWLPSLYSDPEVFTYLEPFVFRSSSLSSHFLHSLATNSRSFALEEAFGHVSRFSGALLFWLSRASSSNVARSLRGSPPLRFGSVQVKAGSTTNVRVFGFPFGSKWKSSFSSVRLGKISSLAMRMIWREAKRLSLFPVLSLAVALVPPFQNLSSNVLASPLLNPDVQIFGAMDQVPKEVECQGCSFLPCLELSQAKPAVEPKTGIEFPLVLDNLFTGEKNYNLNSEVLVGTGSRTMTIVKIKSLKVYAFGVYVHPYSLCEKLGPKYASISADELNNHHDFYKDLLREDINMTVRLVANCRGMKINSVKDAFEKSLRARLVKANPSTDFSCLKTFGSYFTENISIPLGTVIEFKRTVDGRLITKISGNQIGSVHSKDLCRAFFDMYIGDVPVCEQTKKEIGMNAANIINKC, encoded by the exons ATGAACAACGATTTCCTTTGGCTTCCATCGCTATACTCGGATCCGGAAGTGTTCACGTATTTAGAACCCTTCGTGTTCCGCAGCTCTTCTCTGAGCTCGCATTTTCTGCATTCGCTGGCGACAAATTCCCGAAGCTTCGCGCTCGAGGAGGCGTTCGGACATGTGTCGCGGTTCTCCGGCGCGTTGCTGTTCTGGCTCTCGCGCGCGTCGAGCTCCAATGTGGCGCGTTCCTTGCGCGGTTCGCCGCCGCTCCGGTTCGGTAGCGTGCAGGTTAAGGCTGGGTCGACGACGAATGTGCGCGTGTTCGGGTTTCCGTTCGGATCGAAGTGGAAATCGTCGTTTTCGAGTGTGAGGTTGGGGAAGATTTCGAGTTTGGCGATGAGGATGATTTGGAGAGAAGCGAAGAGGCTTAGCTTGTTCCCCGTTCTGTCGCTGGCTGTTGCGTTGGTTCCACCGTTTCAAAACTT GTCATCAAATGTACTAGCTAGCCCGTTGCTCAATCCTGATGTGCAAATTTTTGGAGCCATGGACCAAGTGCCTAAGGAAGTTGAATGCCAAGGATGTTCGTTTCTACCGTGTCTTGAGTTGAGCCAGGCAAAACCTGCAGTGGAGCCTAAAACTGGTATTGAATTTCCTTTGGTTCTAGACAATCTATTCACTGGAGAGAAGAATTACAACTTAAACTCTGag GTCCTGGTTGGAACAGGATCCAGAACCATGACAATTGTTAAAATCAAGTCACTGAAGGTCTATGCTTTTGGAGTTT ATGTTCATCCATATTCCCTCTGTGAGAAATTGGGGCCAAAATATGCATCAATTTCTGCTGATGAATTGAATAACCATCATGACTTCTACAAGGATCTTCTCAG GGAGGATATCAATATGACTGTTAGACTTGTTGCAAATTGCAGGGGTATGAAAATTAACAGCGTGAAAGA TGCTTTTGAAAAATCACTTCGAGCTCGATTAGTAAAG GCAAATCCATCCACAGACTTTAGTTGCCTAAAGACATTTGGTTCATACTTCACAGAGAATATCTCAATTCCTTTG GGAACAGTAATTGAGTTCAAACGAACAGTTGATGGACGTCTGATCACTAAAA TTAGTGGGAATCAGATAGGAAGTGTTCACAGCAAAGATTTGTGTC GGGCTTTCTTTGACATGTACATTGGAGATGTCCCTGTGTGTGAACAAACTAAAAAGGAGATTGGCATGAATGCTGCAAATATTATTAACAAGTGCTAA